In Helicoverpa zea isolate HzStark_Cry1AcR chromosome 3, ilHelZeax1.1, whole genome shotgun sequence, the following proteins share a genomic window:
- the LOC124646060 gene encoding uncharacterized protein LOC124646060, which yields MENAISELGVQPQEQLDKEVTDGDREPAEEHREEDGFLVIKDEKSSDSDAHSEDLSSNDEQSNIISSSNSQFYESSDSKIDFAVKIDDNDTLSDIDDIKTDSASADSEDSALGSLPPDSALNDREEEAQDRSEGSDSGLGSEVIDDLKIPSFNLALPCTSSLNSVKSSDDLDQNNDNSSNSSNDKNNVDNGHNSLAQVKPLRSSLKRKCSDESNYEPQTKKRKESITFDNVTVFYFPRAQGFSCVPSQGGSTLGMEWEHSHIQKFTLAEHALEQRRLHRQILQQLKSERHSLQGVSLSSSEDSDTEEEASDISESELDLDSYFFLQPVPTRQRRALLRAAGVRKIEGYEKDECRDIRTSREFCGCACKGTCNPETCSCSLAGIKCQVDRLNFPCGCTRDGCANTTGRIEFNPVRVRTHFIQTLMRIGLEKKNEENQEAAKRQWLEAHNNSTSCSSNTSYERERCLSHEDGMLRDVNLTPRVEVESCVNTGSFNNVHCDMNNSTVQNGDMSYGYRNEASNLNNVNDNSIMHFENTNNHHTHNGYTSNILQGKGPPYSAANAMGFDTISNNVQRFPCELNYAYEQQTEHHFKGLQSFSATSFEEFAHSSQMTMFSHYGHVYVPDYLHKSAANVHEHSSLQYHSTQHNHYGMYKNSSDCVNNDSKSDTHYTTLMTLPYQPSNKMQTVENDENWFSHNTLLNLDHSDQTTQDATDSQSQSASTTDSNNAETTENFGELIKKTMVESVTV from the coding sequence ATGGAGAACGCCATATCAGAACTGGGCGTGCAGCCACAAGAGCAGCTTGATAAGGAGGTAACAGATGGCGATAGAGAGCCAGCTGAAGAACATAGGGAAGAAGATGGCTTCCTTGTGATAAAAGACGAGAAAAGTAGTGACAGTGACGCTCACAGTGAAGACCTTAGCTCTAATGATGAACAAAGTAACATAATCAGTAGTAGTAACTCTCAGTTTTATGAGAGCAGTGACAGTAAAATAGACTTTGCGGTAAAAATAGATGACAATGATACTCTTAGTGATATAGACGACATCAAAACGGACAGTGCTTCAGCTGACAGTGAAGATTCCGCTCTTGGTAGTCTTCCACCGGACAGTGCTCTCAACGATAGGGAAGAAGAAGCTCAAGATAGGTCAGAAGGGAGCGATTCAGGCCTTGGATCAGAAGTCattgatgatttaaaaataccaAGCTTCAACCTTGCTCTTCCATGCACAAGTAGCCTAAACAGTGTCAAATCATCAGATGATTTAGACCAAAATAATGATAACTCCAGCAATAGTAGTAATGATAAGAACAATGTAGATAATGGCCATAATTCATTAGCACAAGTTAAGCCCCTCAGAAGTAGCCTTAAGAGAAAATGTAGCGATGAAAGCAATTACGAGCCTCAAACTAAAAAACGGAAAGAAAGTATAACATTTGATAATGTTACTGTATTCTACTTTCCAAGAGCTCAAGGATTTTCATGTGTCCCATCGCAAGGAGGCTCCACTTTAGGAATGGAATGGGAACATTCTCATATACAAAAGTTTACCTTAGCTGAGCATGCTTTAGAGCAGAGAAGATTACATAGACAAATACTGCAGCAGTTGAAGAGTGAGCGTCATTCATTGCAAGGCGTGTCTCTGTCCTCTAGTGAAGATAGTGACACGGAAGAAGAAGCAAGTGACATTTCTGAATCAGAGCTTGATTTAGATAGTTATTTTTTCTTACAACCTGTTCCAACTAGACAAAGGAGAGCCCTATTGCGTGCAGCTGGAGTAAGAAAGATAGAAGGCTATGAAAAAGATGAATGCAGAGATATAAGAACATCGCGTGAATTCTGTGGCTGCGCATGTAAGGGAACATGCAATCCAGAAACTTGTTCGTGCAGCTTAGCAGGAATAAAATGCCAAGTCGATAGATTGAACTTCCCATGTGGATGCACCAGAGATGGATGTGCTAACACCACAGGTCGCATCGAATTCAACCCTGTAAGAGTTCGGACGCATTTCATACAGACTCTTATGAGAATAGGTCTTGAAAAGAAAAACGAAGAGAACCAAGAAGCTGCTAAGAGACAATGGCTGGAGGCGCACAACAACTCCACATCTTGCTCGTCAAATACTTCATATGAGAGAGAGCGATGTCTTAGTCATGAAGATGGAATGTTACGTGATGTTAACCTTACTCCGAGAGTGGAAGTTGAATCTTGCGTCAATACAGGAAGTTTTAATAATGTTCATTGTGATATGAATAATTCTACAGTGCAGAATGGCGACATGTCATATGGCTATAGAAATGAGGCTTCTAACCTTAATAATGTAAATGACAACAGTATCATGCATTTTGAGAATACAAACAATCATCACACTCATAATGGTTACACATCCAATATACTCCAAGGCAAGGGTCCACCTTACTCCGCGGCGAACGCCATGGGATTTGATACCATATCAAACAATGTACAACGGTTTCCTTGCGAACTAAACTATGCGTACGAACAACAAACGGAACACCATTTTAAGGGTCTGCAAAGTTTCTCCGCAACTAGTTTCGAAGAGTTCGCGCATAGTTCCCAGATGACTATGTTCAGTCATTATGGCCACGTGTATGTACCAGATTACTTGCATAAATCAGCTGCAAATGTGCATGAACACAGCTCGCTACAATATCATAGTACACAACATAATCACTATGGAATGTACAAAAACAGTTCCGATTGTGTAAATAATGACAGCAAAAGTGATACTCATTATACTACTTTGATGACATTGCCATATCAGCCTAGTAATAAGATGCAAACTGTAGAAAATGATGAGAACTGGTTCAGTCACAATACGTTACTGAACTTGGACCATTCGGACCAGACAACCCAGGATGCAACGGACTCCCAGTCTCAATCCGCTTCGACAACCGACAGCAATAATGCCGAGACCACGGAGAATTTTGGTGAACTTATTAAGAAAACGATGGTAGAGTCTGTTACTGTGTAG